In Elephas maximus indicus isolate mEleMax1 chromosome 4, mEleMax1 primary haplotype, whole genome shotgun sequence, a genomic segment contains:
- the LOC126075550 gene encoding olfactory receptor 6C1-like, whose product MKNYTEVTKFILLGLSDDPKLQVVIFVFLFITYMLSITGNLTVISLTLLDSHLQTPMYFFLRNFSLLEVSFTTVSIPRFLGTIITGDKSISFDDCMAQLFFYILLGVTEFYLLAAMSYDCYVAICKPLHYTTIMNGRVCTLLVFFSWLASFLIVFPALMLVIQLGYCKSNVINHFTCGYFALLHLSCSDTKFLELTGFSCAVFTLMFTLALIILSYIYIIRTILSIPSTSQRTKAFSTCSSHMIVISISYGSCIFRYINPSAKDRVSLSKGVAVLNTSVAPMLNPFIYSLRNEQVKQAFMDLLRKIEFFSSK is encoded by the coding sequence atgaaaaactacACAGAAGTAACAAAGTTTATCCTCTTGGGATTGTCAGATGACCCAAAGCTTCAggttgtgatttttgtctttctgtTCATCACCTACATGCTCAGCATCACTGGGAACCTGACCGTTATCAGCCTCACCCTGCTGGATTCCCACCTCCAGacccccatgtatttcttcctcaggaatttCTCCTTATTAGAAGTTTCATTCACAACTGTCAGTATACCCAGGTTCCTGGGCACCATTATTACAGGTGataaaagcatttcctttgaCGATTGTATGGCTCAGTTATTTTTCTACATTCTCCTGGGAGTGACTGAATTTTACCTTCTAGCTGCCATGTCCTATGACtgttatgtggccatctgtaaaccCCTGCATTACACAACCATCATGAATGGTAGAGTCTGCACACTGCTTGTCTTCTTCTCTTGGCTGGCTTCATTCTTAATTGTATTCCCTGCACTCATGCTAGTCATACAGCTGGGTTACTGTAAATCCAATGTTATCAATCATTTCACCTGTGGTTATTTTGCCTTATTACACCTTTCTTGTTCAGACACAAAATTCCTAGAGTTAACTGGGTTTTCCTGTGCTGTGTTTACTCTAATGTTCACTTTGGCGTTAATAATTCTGTCTTACATATATATCATCCGAACAATTTTGAGCATTCCTTCTACTAGCCAGAGGACAAAGGCCTTTTCCACATGTTCATCCCACATGATTGTCATCTCCATCTCTTATGGCAGCTGCATTTTCAGGTATATTAATCCGTCAGCAAAAGACAGAGTGTCTTTGAGCAAGGGAGTAGCTGTACTAAACACCTCAGTAGCTCCAATGCTGAACCCAtttatttacagccttagaaatgagCAGGTCAAGCAAGCTTTCATGGACCTGTTGAGGAAGATTGAATTTTTCTcaagcaaatga